The following coding sequences lie in one Cryptococcus neoformans var. neoformans B-3501A chromosome 2, whole genome shotgun sequence genomic window:
- a CDS encoding hypothetical protein (Match to ESTs gb|CF187476.1|CF187476, gb|CF187538.1|CF187538, gb|CF187447.1|CF187447) codes for MSDVKKPVIIVAFYSTYGHISALAEEVIKGVESTGAIVKPYFIQETLSAEVLEKMYAGSSLKPKYPIITPNDLVEADGIIFGAPTRYGRLPAQVSAFFDQTGGLWAKGALVGKFVSLFTSAAGQHSGHESTAISSFPFFAHQGLVYVPIGYSEPSVGNIDEVSGGSPYGSSTVAASDGHLQPTVKDLRIAAHQGKYFADFVGTFVRGKNIA; via the exons AT GTCTGACGTCAAGAAGCCTGTCATCATCGTTGCCTTCTACTCTACCTACGGCCACATCTCTGCTCTCGCTGAGGAGGTCATCAAGGGTGTCGAGTCTACTGGCGCTATCGTTAAGCCTTACTTCAT TCAAGAGACTCTCTCTGCTGAAGTCCTTGAAAAG ATGTATGCTGGCTCTTCTTTGAAGCCCAAGTACCCTATCATTACTCCCAACGACCTTGTTGAGGCCGATGGTATCATCTTCGGTGCTCCTACACGGTACGGCCGACTCCCTGCTCAGGtctcagccttcttcgaccAGACCGGTGGTCTTTGGGCTAAGGGCGCCCTCGTTGGCAAGTTT GtttccctcttcacctctgCTGCAGGTCAGCATTCTGGTCACGAA TCCACTGCCATCTCCagcttccccttctttgcccACCAAGGCCTCGTATATGTCCCCATTGGCTACTCTGAGCCCTCTGTTGGTAACATTGACGAGGTTTCTGGCGGGTCTCCGTATGGAAGCTCTACAGTGGCTGCTTCGGACGGCCACTTGCAGCCCACCGTTAAGGACCTCAGAATCGCCGCCCACCAGGGCAAG TATTTTGCCGATTTTGTTGGCACCTTTGTCAGGGGCAAGAACATCGCTTAA
- a CDS encoding hypothetical protein (HMMPfam hit to STE3, Pheromone A receptor, score: 66.1, E(): 9.2e-17) — translation MAFAHPEYLVPSVIALVLALYPLPWHLRTGNIATLSMIFWMTLLNIVHIVNCIVWVDNSAPRAKWWGDISALIIVAYNYALPTAHLVLAKQLESFTSLRPHSPLYDSSSRKRHRIFDISVTIGAPVIGYLVHLSNMDRRFYIVERLGPQAATYWNAWGVIWMAIVPILIAVTVVVYTIMALVNIYLRRQQMLSLIASDASVNRDQFYRLMFLTVSEVGTCGLRAIFNLMSFQNGPQPMGHRGAPFHNLSKIESIEWSSTTTSGRLTLHLSFFTVVACSYVFFMCFATSTETKRFYSNIVRKIFPCIPESRTSRIHKLGSVDTGLSRSNATGTYSSATTGPISPTTPKDMDISLEEMLHAPALGKNSHWAINRGLDRVEITPSVTTQESKYDEETADALYLPSMMNEEKTSSSIV, via the exons ATGGCATTCGCTCATCCTGAGTACCTCGTCCCATCTGTCATCGCTTTAGTCCTGGCTCTTTACCCGTTACCATGGCATCTGCGTACAGGTAACATTGCCACGTTGTCTATGATCTTCTGGATGACCTTACTGAACATCGTGCACATTGTCAACT GTATTGTATGGGTTGATAACTCAGCACCGAGAGCGAAGTGGTGGGGCGATATTAGTGCTCTAATCATAG TCGCGTACAATTATGCTCTTCCAACTGCCCACCTGGTCCTCGCTAAACAGCTTGAATCCTTTACGTCTTTGCGACCCCATTCCCCGCTGTAtgattcttcctctcgtaAGCGCCACCGCATTTTCGATATCTCAGTCACCATCGGTGCTCCCGTAATTGGATATCTGGTTCACTTGAGCAATATGGACCGAAGATTCTATATTGTAGAGCGATTGGGACCTCAAGCTGCAACCTATTGGAACGCTTGGGGCGTTATCTGGATGGCTATTGTCCCCATTTTGATTGCCGTTACTGTGGTTGTATACACCA TCATGGCTCTCGTTAACATCTACCTCCGTAGACAACAGATGCTTTCGCTTATTGCCTCTGATGCTTCCGTCAATCGAGACCAGTTTTACCGTCTCATGTTCCTCACCGTGTCTGAAGTGGGCACTTGCGGCCTTCGGGCCATTTTCAACCTCATGTCTTTCCAAAACGGACCTCAACCCATGGGCCATAGGGGTGCCCCTTTTCACAACTTGAGCAAAATTGAGAGTATCGAATGGTCTTCCACGACGACGAGCGGGAGGTTGACTTTgcatctttcttttttcacCGTGGTTGCCTGCAGTTATGTTTTTTTCATGTGCTTCGCCACAA GCACCGAGACCAAACGCTTCTATTCCAATATTGTTCGCAAAATTTTCCCCTGCATACCCGAATCCCGCACTTCCCGTATTCACAAGCTGGGTTCCGTCGACACTGGCCTGTCTCGCTCCAACGCCACTGGTACCTATTCCTCTGCTACAACCGGTCCTATCTCTCCCACTACCCCCAAAGACATGGATATTTCTTTGGAAGAGATGCTCCATGCACCCGCCTTGGGGAAAAATAGTCATTGGGCCATCAACAGGGGTTTGGACAGGGTTGAGATCACGCCTAGCGTGACAACGCAAGAGAGCAAGTACGATGAGGAAACCGCAGACGCGTTGTATTTACCATCcatgatgaatgaagagaagactAGCTCTTCAATAGTTTAA